One segment of Streptomyces sp. NBC_00576 DNA contains the following:
- a CDS encoding ABC transporter permease — translation MSTATQPQARPQDRTAAVPTRSYAFRDSMTMLRRNLKRMQRYPSMTIGIVAMPVLMLLLFVYVFGGAIGGGIGAGDRGDYTNYVVPGIILMAVTSGTISVAVSVCTDMTEGIVNRFRTMAISRGSVLTGHVLGNMVQVLVILVLITCIALAVGFRPNATPVEWVAALGLMLLLAFGLSWLSAAMGLRAKTVEAASNAPTPLTFLPFLGSAVVTPDSMPAGLRWFAEYQPFTPINETLRGLLLGTEIGNDAWIALAWCVGLGVVGYLWARSAFGRGVRR, via the coding sequence ATGAGCACCGCCACCCAGCCCCAGGCCCGCCCCCAGGACAGGACGGCCGCCGTCCCCACCCGCTCGTACGCCTTCCGTGACTCGATGACCATGCTGCGGCGCAATCTCAAACGCATGCAGCGCTATCCCTCCATGACCATCGGGATCGTCGCGATGCCGGTGCTGATGCTGCTGCTGTTCGTGTACGTGTTCGGCGGGGCGATCGGGGGTGGGATCGGCGCCGGTGACCGGGGCGACTACACCAACTACGTGGTCCCCGGGATCATCCTGATGGCGGTCACCTCGGGCACGATCTCGGTGGCGGTGTCCGTGTGCACCGACATGACCGAGGGCATCGTCAACCGTTTCCGGACGATGGCGATCTCCCGGGGGTCCGTGCTGACCGGGCATGTGCTCGGCAACATGGTGCAGGTCCTGGTCATCCTGGTGCTGATCACCTGCATCGCACTGGCGGTCGGTTTCCGGCCGAACGCGACGCCCGTCGAGTGGGTCGCCGCGCTCGGGCTGATGCTGCTGCTCGCCTTCGGGCTCAGCTGGCTGTCGGCCGCGATGGGCCTGCGCGCCAAGACGGTCGAGGCCGCGAGCAACGCGCCGACGCCGCTGACCTTCCTGCCCTTCCTCGGCAGCGCGGTCGTCACGCCGGACTCGATGCCGGCCGGGCTGCGCTGGTTCGCCGAGTACCAGCCCTTCACGCCCATCAACGAGACCCTGCGCGGTCTGCTCCTCGGCACGGAGATCGGCAACGACGCGTGGATCGCGCTGGCCTGGTGCGTCGGGCTGGGGGTGGTCGGGTACCTGTGGGCGCGGTCGGCCTTCGGGCGGGGTGTACGGCGATAG
- a CDS encoding TIGR03943 family putative permease subunit, with product MGTFPALPVGSPLELTVGEFSSRAVFDSGRSLKGRTVRLTGFVTHGDDGAWYVTRLLVSCCAADASTSKVEIRAADAPVTDTWVTVTGTWVAKGKLGSDEAWPPVLDAGSVRKVAEPSNPYEKR from the coding sequence GTGGGGACGTTCCCCGCGCTGCCCGTCGGGAGTCCGCTGGAGCTGACGGTCGGCGAGTTCAGTTCGCGCGCGGTCTTCGACAGCGGACGGTCCCTGAAGGGCCGTACCGTCCGTCTGACCGGCTTCGTCACCCACGGGGACGACGGCGCCTGGTACGTCACCCGCCTCCTCGTCTCCTGCTGCGCGGCCGACGCCTCGACGAGCAAGGTCGAGATACGCGCCGCCGACGCCCCGGTCACCGACACCTGGGTCACGGTCACCGGAACGTGGGTGGCGAAGGGGAAGCTGGGCTCGGACGAGGCCTGGCCGCCTGTGCTGGACGCGGGGTCCGTGAGGAAGGTCGCGGAGCCGTCGAATCCGTACGAGAAGCGGTGA
- a CDS encoding GAF and ANTAR domain-containing protein, which translates to MRFGDGPGDERKAEVIAERVRDTCPGEIPALLCDVAVELLPVTGASVSLRADGVPIQLTSTDDRAAQLAEIQATLGDGPCQSAGNSGTPVLASDLTSGRDARRWPVFAQEATAVGVHAVYALPLGSDRICVGTLDLYRDTAGRLTPGELQTAGCLARIVTVSLMDLSRKARLGGLVADHDEIHQATGMIMAQLGVGANEALARLRAYAFAHGRTALAVAREVVRRRKRLDRG; encoded by the coding sequence GTGCGGTTCGGGGACGGCCCGGGCGACGAGCGGAAGGCCGAGGTGATCGCCGAGCGGGTGCGGGACACCTGCCCCGGTGAGATTCCCGCGCTGCTCTGCGATGTCGCCGTCGAGCTGCTGCCGGTGACCGGCGCGAGCGTGTCGCTGCGCGCCGACGGCGTTCCCATCCAGCTGACCTCGACCGACGACCGCGCCGCCCAACTCGCCGAGATCCAGGCGACCTTGGGCGACGGCCCTTGCCAGTCCGCCGGGAACTCCGGCACCCCCGTCCTCGCGTCCGACCTGACATCCGGCCGGGACGCCCGCCGCTGGCCGGTCTTCGCCCAGGAGGCGACGGCGGTGGGCGTCCACGCGGTGTACGCGTTGCCGCTCGGCAGCGACCGGATCTGCGTGGGCACACTGGACCTCTACCGCGACACCGCCGGCCGGCTGACGCCCGGCGAGCTGCAAACGGCCGGATGCCTGGCGAGGATCGTGACGGTGTCGCTGATGGACCTGTCCAGGAAGGCCCGGCTGGGGGGACTGGTCGCGGACCACGACGAGATCCACCAGGCCACCGGCATGATCATGGCTCAGCTCGGTGTCGGCGCGAACGAGGCCCTGGCTCGTCTGCGCGCGTACGCCTTCGCCCACGGCCGCACGGCGCTGGCGGTCGCGCGGGAGGTGGTGCGGCGCCGGAAGCGGCTCGATCGGGGGTAG
- a CDS encoding DUF4142 domain-containing protein has product MRFSRSSTGTLFVGGALGLTLAALAYPAMLGVQNVSSSPTRIVAQTSAGPLTEADRDFVVKVRAAGLWEYPVGQMAIAKGTSPAVITAGQHLVAGHAALDATVRAIAPQLGVTIPNLPSPQQQGFISTLSADSRGTQFDSDFANILRITHGSIFNTVAKIRSTTKNTLVRALADQANTTVLDHITVMEKTGLVNFDTVLFQETSPPKLPASDVTPPVPVPGAPTVVLTPPPNTGGSPSAGPTSPTAG; this is encoded by the coding sequence GTGCGTTTCTCCCGGAGCTCGACCGGCACCCTCTTCGTGGGTGGCGCGCTGGGCCTGACGCTGGCCGCGCTCGCCTACCCCGCCATGCTCGGTGTCCAGAACGTGTCCAGTTCGCCCACGCGGATCGTCGCGCAGACCTCCGCAGGGCCGTTGACGGAGGCCGACCGGGACTTCGTGGTGAAGGTGCGGGCGGCCGGCCTGTGGGAGTACCCGGTCGGGCAGATGGCGATCGCGAAGGGGACCTCGCCGGCCGTCATCACCGCCGGGCAGCATCTGGTCGCCGGGCACGCGGCCCTCGATGCCACCGTCCGCGCGATCGCTCCGCAGCTCGGGGTCACCATTCCCAACCTGCCCAGTCCACAGCAGCAGGGGTTCATCTCCACGCTGTCCGCGGACAGCAGGGGTACGCAGTTCGACAGCGACTTCGCCAACATCCTGCGCATCACCCACGGGTCGATCTTCAACACCGTCGCCAAGATCCGGTCGACCACCAAGAACACGCTGGTACGCGCCCTCGCCGACCAGGCCAACACCACTGTTCTGGACCACATCACGGTCATGGAGAAGACCGGGCTCGTCAATTTCGACACGGTGTTGTTCCAGGAGACCTCCCCGCCGAAACTGCCCGCCTCCGACGTCACCCCGCCCGTCCCCGTGCCGGGCGCCCCGACGGTCGTCCTCACCCCGCCGCCGAACACCGGCGGCAGTCCGTCCGCCGGCCCGACCAGTCCCACGGCGGGGTGA
- a CDS encoding RNA polymerase sigma factor has product MTETEQRATRDQRARFEALAHVVTEPLHRYLLRRADPDQVDDVLSETLLVLWRRIEDVPGLEDVPGPEASERVPDPDAVLPWCYGVARGCLANARRADRRRRSLLERLTWTAAGTARETGDADHTALHAALAQLRALDREVVLLWAYEELTPSRIAEVTGLSANAVSIRLHRAKKRLAAQLERKTGPHPGHVTDEGQGTGTGNGNGRSSR; this is encoded by the coding sequence ATGACGGAGACGGAACAGAGGGCCACCCGGGATCAGCGGGCCCGCTTCGAGGCGTTGGCGCACGTCGTGACGGAGCCGTTGCACCGCTATCTGCTGCGGCGCGCGGACCCCGACCAGGTCGACGACGTCCTCTCGGAGACGCTGCTGGTGCTGTGGCGCCGCATCGAGGACGTACCGGGTCTGGAGGACGTACCGGGTCCGGAGGCGTCGGAGCGCGTCCCCGACCCCGACGCCGTACTGCCCTGGTGCTACGGCGTGGCCCGCGGCTGCCTGGCCAACGCCCGTCGCGCGGACCGGCGTAGACGCTCCCTGCTGGAACGCCTGACGTGGACGGCAGCGGGCACGGCGCGGGAGACGGGGGACGCCGACCACACCGCCCTGCACGCGGCGCTCGCCCAACTCCGCGCGCTGGACCGGGAGGTGGTCCTCCTGTGGGCGTACGAGGAGCTGACCCCGAGCCGGATCGCCGAGGTGACCGGCCTGAGCGCGAACGCCGTGAGCATCCGGCTGCACCGGGCGAAGAAGAGACTGGCGGCCCAGCTGGAGCGAAAGACCGGCCCGCACCCCGGACATGTGACGGATGAAGGACAAGGAACCGGTACCGGAAACGGAAACGGAAGGAGCAGTCGATGA
- a CDS encoding nucleoside hydrolase, translated as MRGSSAQPGTAGRPIPVIIDCDTGVDDALALLFAVRHPGLDLRAVTCVAGNTDVDQVVRNTLTVLDQAGAPDLPVARGAERPLIEPARPATHVHGRDGMGDLGLPASTTRTPVDVDAVTLLRREILASPRPVTLIPTAPLTNIALLLRTHPEVTRNIERIVFMGGAVDVGNATPVAEFNVWHDPEAAAVLLTAGVPITMYGLDVFRRVVVPAADVQRLRASDEPGARLAGLLLAHRDPATSGDPTPTGGLGDAGAICAVADPAGLTTSLLPVEVSLAPGPARGQTVVDRRPRPGESEIHQGAREQPLVDVALDIDVERYVKLYLGTVEKP; from the coding sequence CTGCGAGGGAGTTCGGCCCAACCCGGTACCGCCGGCCGCCCCATCCCCGTGATCATCGACTGCGACACCGGCGTCGACGACGCCCTCGCCCTGCTGTTCGCCGTACGCCACCCGGGACTCGACCTCCGCGCGGTCACCTGTGTCGCCGGGAACACGGACGTCGACCAGGTCGTACGCAACACGCTCACCGTCCTCGACCAGGCCGGCGCCCCCGATCTGCCCGTCGCGCGAGGCGCCGAGCGGCCGCTGATCGAGCCCGCGCGGCCCGCCACCCATGTGCACGGACGGGACGGCATGGGCGACCTCGGCCTGCCCGCGTCCACCACCCGGACGCCCGTCGACGTGGACGCGGTGACCCTGCTGCGCCGCGAGATCCTCGCCTCGCCCCGCCCGGTCACCCTCATCCCGACCGCGCCGCTCACCAACATCGCCCTGCTCCTGCGTACGCACCCCGAGGTGACCCGCAACATCGAGCGGATCGTCTTCATGGGCGGCGCGGTGGACGTCGGGAACGCCACGCCCGTCGCCGAGTTCAACGTGTGGCACGACCCGGAGGCCGCCGCGGTCCTGCTCACCGCCGGGGTGCCGATCACGATGTACGGCCTGGACGTCTTCCGGCGCGTCGTCGTGCCGGCGGCGGATGTCCAGCGGCTGCGGGCGAGCGACGAGCCGGGCGCGCGTCTCGCCGGTTTGCTGCTCGCCCACCGCGACCCGGCCACCTCCGGCGACCCCACTCCCACGGGCGGCCTCGGTGACGCGGGCGCCATCTGCGCGGTCGCCGACCCGGCGGGGCTGACCACCAGCCTGCTGCCGGTCGAGGTCTCCCTCGCCCCCGGCCCGGCCCGGGGCCAGACGGTCGTCGACCGCAGGCCGCGCCCCGGAGAGTCCGAGATCCACCAGGGCGCGCGTGAACAGCCGCTGGTGGACGTGGCGTTGGACATCGACGTGGAGCGGTACGTGAAGCTGTACCTCGGGACGGTCGAGAAGCCATAG
- a CDS encoding type 1 glutamine amidotransferase domain-containing protein: protein MSKILFVMTAADHWTLADGTRHPTGFWAEEAVAPYEAFKAAGYEVVVATPGGAVPPVDRGSLAPEANGGQENADRVAGVLASFTELQHPLKLAEVDLADYAAVFYPGGHGPMEDLAVDAVSGGLLTRALESGRPLGVVCHAPAALLAAVKEDGTNAFAGYRLTGFTNAEETQAGLADKAVWLLQDRLVELGADFQEGEPWAPHVVVDRNLVTGQNPASSAPLAAELLKKLA from the coding sequence ATGTCGAAGATCCTCTTCGTGATGACCGCCGCCGACCACTGGACCCTCGCCGACGGCACCCGGCACCCCACCGGCTTCTGGGCCGAGGAGGCCGTCGCCCCGTACGAGGCGTTCAAGGCGGCGGGGTACGAGGTCGTCGTCGCCACACCCGGCGGTGCCGTGCCGCCCGTGGACCGGGGCAGCCTCGCGCCCGAGGCCAACGGCGGCCAGGAGAACGCCGACCGGGTCGCGGGAGTCCTCGCCTCCTTCACCGAACTCCAGCACCCGCTCAAGCTGGCGGAGGTCGACCTCGCCGACTACGCGGCCGTCTTCTACCCGGGCGGCCACGGGCCGATGGAGGACCTCGCCGTCGATGCCGTCTCCGGCGGCCTCCTCACCCGCGCCCTGGAGTCCGGCAGGCCGCTCGGCGTGGTCTGCCACGCACCGGCCGCGCTGCTCGCCGCCGTGAAGGAGGACGGCACCAACGCCTTCGCGGGCTACCGGCTGACCGGCTTCACCAACGCCGAGGAGACCCAGGCAGGTCTCGCCGACAAGGCGGTGTGGCTGCTCCAGGACCGGCTCGTGGAGCTGGGCGCCGACTTCCAGGAGGGCGAGCCGTGGGCCCCGCACGTGGTCGTCGACCGCAACCTCGTCACCGGCCAGAACCCGGCGTCCTCGGCGCCGCTGGCGGCCGAGCTGCTCAAGAAGCTGGCCTGA
- a CDS encoding glycosyltransferase family 39 protein encodes MMWTLGLGLWGLSRQDSVWRDEAATWQVAERSTAEICHLLTNVDVVHGCYYLLMHGLFACFGAGTTTLRLPSVLAMAVAAACVAAIGHRLADRWVGLAGGMALGLLPAVQFYLQEGRPYALVAAGAGISTWLLVRVFHGRDRPVYWAAYGGTVLICGLLNWLSLMILPAHLATLVWTRAGRGVWIRWAAASAAAVAGVLPLALFSRGQSEQVSWIPPLTWHMVIGPAILLLIGGAGALLDRPRAGRLSVAAVALPLLAVPQLGLMGVSLIQPLFLDRYILFSLLGLALLIGTIVGSVARAAGPGFPRASMWILPAVIAVAMAALLPQSLAKRSPASRVDDVLAIASEVRRLEKPGSAVVFIPAARRDTESVSPRAFADLRDIALAESPEESGTLKGVEANPSRIRAAMLTQQRILLVTDAPGVAKPATAARDRTKISVLRKYFTAVADEQVRGRRVTVYERLASVPRAAAPGLTGGRRDIRTGQGT; translated from the coding sequence ATGATGTGGACTCTCGGCCTCGGCCTGTGGGGGCTGTCGCGGCAGGACAGCGTGTGGCGGGACGAGGCCGCGACCTGGCAGGTGGCCGAACGTTCCACGGCCGAGATCTGCCACCTGCTGACGAACGTGGACGTCGTGCACGGCTGCTACTACCTGCTGATGCACGGCCTGTTCGCCTGTTTCGGGGCCGGCACCACAACTCTGCGGCTGCCCTCGGTGCTGGCCATGGCGGTGGCGGCGGCCTGCGTGGCGGCCATCGGCCACCGGCTGGCCGACAGGTGGGTGGGCCTGGCGGGCGGGATGGCGCTCGGGCTGCTTCCGGCCGTGCAGTTCTACCTCCAGGAGGGCCGCCCGTACGCTCTGGTCGCAGCCGGGGCCGGAATCTCCACCTGGCTGCTGGTGAGGGTGTTCCACGGGCGGGACCGGCCGGTGTACTGGGCTGCCTACGGCGGCACCGTCCTGATCTGCGGGCTGCTGAACTGGCTCTCGCTGATGATTCTCCCGGCACACCTGGCGACTCTGGTCTGGACGCGAGCCGGGCGCGGGGTGTGGATCCGCTGGGCGGCGGCCTCCGCGGCTGCCGTGGCGGGTGTGCTGCCGCTGGCCCTGTTCAGCCGAGGCCAGTCCGAACAGGTGTCATGGATACCGCCGTTGACCTGGCACATGGTGATCGGCCCGGCGATCCTGCTGCTGATCGGCGGCGCAGGCGCCCTGCTGGACCGGCCCCGGGCGGGCCGCCTGTCGGTGGCAGCCGTCGCGTTACCGCTGCTCGCGGTGCCGCAGCTCGGCCTCATGGGTGTCTCCCTGATCCAGCCGCTGTTCCTGGACCGGTACATCCTCTTCAGCCTGCTGGGTCTGGCGCTGCTCATCGGCACGATCGTCGGCTCGGTGGCACGGGCCGCCGGACCGGGATTCCCGAGAGCATCGATGTGGATCCTCCCCGCAGTGATCGCCGTGGCGATGGCAGCACTGCTGCCGCAGTCGCTGGCCAAGCGGTCTCCGGCCAGCCGGGTGGACGATGTCCTGGCGATAGCGTCGGAAGTACGGCGGCTGGAAAAGCCCGGGAGCGCGGTGGTCTTCATCCCGGCAGCGCGCCGGGACACCGAATCCGTCTCTCCCCGCGCCTTCGCCGACCTGAGAGACATCGCCCTGGCCGAGAGCCCGGAGGAGTCCGGAACACTGAAAGGCGTGGAGGCGAACCCGAGCCGGATCCGTGCGGCGATGCTGACCCAGCAACGGATCCTGCTGGTGACGGACGCACCCGGGGTGGCGAAACCGGCGACGGCCGCCCGGGACAGAACGAAGATCTCCGTACTGAGAAAGTACTTCACCGCGGTGGCCGACGAACAAGTCCGCGGCCGACGGGTGACGGTGTACGAGCGGCTGGCGTCAGTGCCACGTGCCGCGGCGCCCGGCCTGACAGGCGGGCGCCGCGATATCCGTACGGGACAAGGCACTTGA
- a CDS encoding LAETG motif-containing sortase-dependent surface protein yields MSIARRVTALHLLGTGAAALALCAASASGAWATGPGGDGWDSKPGAYKPGSGAGTKTETDRCQFSLDGKNFFDSVRVDDQNLKPTDDGKVHIQVRTAGDASTCTASLASYLAHGATFGTSGEQVFVDFDTVTVMQGQTDSLDIAVPDAGCFGQIDLYRGKVKFDGALDANDGFEHGDVPRGPDRPVIKDKLIAAWNGGTKDCATTPPPAEETPGTPTPTPPAEETPGTPTPSEPVSETTPPASETPSTPTPTPSESTPESTPPATPASPDSSQPPLAETGGGSATGPIAGAAAALLIGGAAIVVATKRRKAARAGS; encoded by the coding sequence ATGTCCATAGCGAGACGTGTCACCGCGCTGCACCTCCTGGGGACGGGCGCCGCCGCGCTCGCGCTCTGCGCGGCCTCCGCCTCGGGGGCCTGGGCCACCGGGCCCGGCGGTGACGGCTGGGACTCCAAGCCCGGCGCTTACAAGCCCGGCTCCGGCGCGGGCACGAAGACCGAGACCGACCGCTGCCAGTTCTCCCTCGACGGGAAGAACTTCTTCGACTCGGTCCGCGTCGACGACCAGAACCTCAAGCCCACCGACGACGGCAAGGTCCACATCCAGGTCCGCACCGCCGGCGACGCCAGCACCTGCACCGCCTCCCTCGCCTCCTACCTCGCCCACGGCGCCACCTTCGGCACCTCCGGCGAGCAGGTCTTCGTCGACTTCGACACCGTCACGGTCATGCAGGGCCAGACCGACTCGCTCGACATCGCGGTGCCCGACGCGGGCTGCTTCGGGCAGATCGACCTCTACCGCGGCAAGGTCAAGTTCGACGGCGCCCTCGACGCCAACGACGGCTTCGAGCACGGCGACGTGCCCAGGGGTCCGGACCGTCCGGTCATCAAGGACAAGCTGATCGCCGCCTGGAACGGCGGTACGAAGGACTGCGCGACCACGCCTCCGCCGGCCGAGGAGACCCCGGGCACCCCGACCCCGACGCCTCCGGCCGAGGAGACCCCGGGTACGCCGACTCCCTCGGAGCCCGTGTCCGAGACGACCCCGCCCGCCTCCGAGACGCCGTCGACCCCGACGCCCACGCCGTCCGAGTCGACGCCGGAGTCCACCCCGCCGGCCACCCCGGCGAGCCCGGACAGCTCCCAGCCCCCGCTGGCCGAGACCGGCGGCGGCAGCGCCACCGGCCCGATCGCGGGCGCCGCTGCCGCACTGCTGATCGGCGGCGCGGCGATCGTGGTGGCGACGAAGCGACGCAAGGCGGCTCGCGCCGGTTCGTGA
- a CDS encoding glycoside hydrolase family 13 protein, with protein sequence MPEPTLDLSSRDPDWWRQAVFYQVYPRSFADADGDGLGDLKGITQRLTHLSTLGVDALWLSPFYPSELADGGYDVADYRDVDPRLGTLDDFDAMVAEAHRLALKVMVDIVPNHTSRRHVWFEEALRSTPGSPARDRYIFRDGRGAHGELPPTDWQSVFGGSAWQRLTENQAPDGQWYLHLFTPEQPDLNWANEEIRADFRTTLRFWSDRGVDGFRIDVAHALAKDLDVPLRDLGAPELSGEEALAALPPGTHPFFDRDEVHEIYRDWRKILDAYTPPRMAVAEAWVPGARRALYARPDELGQAFNFEYLQAGWDAEELRRVITDSLVTARSAGASATWVLSNHDVVRHASRLALPPGTDLNAWLLSDGTAPSVDEAAGLRRARAATLLMLALPGSSYVYQGEELGLPEVADLPAPALQDPIWEQTAHTSKGRDGCRVPLPWTTTGPSYGFGAGGAWLPQPAGFASYAVEAQDGAEGSTLELYRTALALRRRLLDGEALTWSAESAPGVLDFTRTDDWRCVTNLSATPVELPPGEVLLTSAPLEEDGSLGPDTTAWLGN encoded by the coding sequence GTGCCCGAACCGACTCTGGACCTTTCCTCCCGGGACCCCGACTGGTGGCGCCAGGCAGTCTTCTACCAGGTGTACCCGCGCAGCTTCGCCGACGCCGACGGCGACGGACTGGGCGATCTGAAGGGCATCACCCAGCGCCTGACACATCTGAGCACACTGGGCGTGGACGCCCTCTGGCTCTCCCCCTTCTATCCGTCCGAACTCGCCGACGGCGGCTACGACGTCGCCGACTACCGTGACGTCGACCCCCGTCTCGGCACCCTCGACGACTTCGACGCCATGGTCGCCGAGGCCCACCGCCTCGCCCTCAAGGTCATGGTCGACATCGTCCCCAACCACACCTCGCGCCGGCACGTGTGGTTCGAGGAGGCGCTGCGCTCGACGCCCGGCTCCCCGGCCCGCGACCGCTACATCTTCCGCGACGGCAGGGGCGCGCACGGTGAACTCCCGCCCACGGACTGGCAGTCGGTGTTCGGCGGCAGCGCCTGGCAGCGGCTGACCGAGAACCAGGCGCCGGACGGCCAGTGGTACCTGCACCTCTTCACACCCGAACAGCCCGACCTCAACTGGGCCAACGAGGAGATCCGCGCCGACTTCCGCACCACGCTCCGCTTCTGGTCCGACCGGGGCGTCGACGGCTTCCGTATCGACGTCGCCCACGCCCTGGCGAAGGACCTCGACGTGCCGCTGCGCGACCTCGGCGCCCCGGAACTCAGCGGCGAGGAGGCCCTCGCCGCCCTCCCGCCGGGCACCCACCCCTTCTTCGACCGCGACGAGGTCCATGAGATCTACCGCGACTGGCGCAAGATCCTCGACGCCTACACCCCGCCCCGCATGGCGGTCGCCGAGGCCTGGGTCCCGGGCGCCCGCCGCGCCCTGTACGCCCGCCCGGACGAACTCGGCCAGGCCTTCAACTTCGAGTATCTGCAGGCGGGTTGGGATGCGGAGGAGCTGCGCCGGGTCATCACCGATTCCCTCGTCACGGCCCGCTCGGCGGGCGCCTCGGCGACCTGGGTCCTCTCCAACCACGACGTCGTACGCCACGCCTCCCGCCTGGCGCTCCCCCCGGGCACCGACCTGAACGCCTGGCTCCTGTCGGACGGCACCGCCCCGTCGGTCGACGAGGCGGCGGGCCTGCGCCGGGCCCGGGCGGCGACGCTCCTGATGCTGGCGCTGCCGGGTTCGTCGTACGTCTACCAGGGTGAGGAGCTGGGCCTCCCGGAGGTGGCCGACCTGCCCGCCCCGGCTCTCCAGGACCCGATCTGGGAACAGACGGCGCACACGAGCAAGGGCCGCGACGGCTGCCGGGTGCCGCTGCCGTGGACGACGACCGGGCCCTCGTACGGCTTCGGCGCGGGCGGTGCCTGGCTGCCGCAGCCGGCGGGCTTCGCGTCGTACGCCGTCGAGGCACAGGACGGAGCCGAGGGCTCGACCCTGGAGCTCTACCGCACGGCCCTCGCCCTGCGCCGCCGCCTGCTGGACGGCGAGGCGTTGACATGGTCGGCGGAATCCGCCCCCGGCGTCCTCGACTTCACGCGCACGGACGACTGGCGCTGCGTGACGAACCTGTCGGCCACGCCGGTCGAACTGCCGCCCGGGGAAGTCCTGTTGACCAGCGCACCACTGGAGGAGGACGGCAGCCTGGGCCCGGACACGACGGCCTGGCTCGGAAACTGA